The sequence below is a genomic window from Streptosporangium lutulentum.
CCGCCGCCCGCGCCGCCCTGGAGTCCGCCTATCTCGGCCGCCTGACCGAGCTCGGCCACGCCGCCCTGCTGGACCGTTCCCTGCTGCGCCCGTTCGAGATCGAGCAGGAGTGCCGCGAGCTCATCTACGCCGCCCGCCACCTCCCCCGCTGGCGTTATGCCCCGATGGGCGTCCTACGGTCGTGGTATCGATGACCCGACGTCAGAAGGAGCACGTGTGAACCCCGAGCTGTACCTCGCCGACCTGGAGGCCAAGCCCGCCGCGCTGGCCTCACTGGCGAGCACCCTGGAGGCCGGCGACCCGTTCGACGGGATCCCGGCCGGCATCCGGCGGGTGGTCCTCCTCGGCATGGGCAGCTCCCGGTACGCCGCCCAGGTGGCCGCCTCACGCCTGCGGGCGGCGGGCGTGGACGCCGCGGCCGAATACGCCTCGGCCTCCCTGTCCTACCCGGCGAGCCCGGACACCCTGGTCGTCGCGATCTCCGCCACCGGCGGCAGCCGGGAGACCCTGGACGCCGTGGCCCGCCACCGCGGCCGGTCCTTCGTGCTCGCCCTGACCAACAAGCCCGGCTCCGCGATCACCGAGGGCGCCGACCTGGTGGTCCCCATGGTCGCGGGCGAGGAGCGCGGCGGCGTGTCCTGCCGGACCTTCCAGCACACCATCGGCCTGCTCCTGGCCCTGCGGAACCGCCTCACCGCCGTCCGCGGCGACGCCGGCTCCGTTCTGGACGTGCCCGGCCTGCTGCGCCGTACGGCCGAGGCCACGACCGACCTGCTGGAGCGCCGCGACGAGTGGCTGGAGCCGGCGATGAGCCTGCTCGACGGGCCTGACGGCGTCTACACGATCGCCCCCGCCGAACGCCTGTCCTCCGCCGAGCAGTCAGCCCTGATGTTCCGCGAGGGTCCCCGCCGGGCGGCCGACGCGTGCGAGACCGGCGACTGGTCCCACGTGGACGTCTACCTGACCAAAACCCTCGACTACCGGGCCATCCTGTTCCCCGGTTCCCCCTACGACGACCAGGCCATGGAGTGGATCCGCGAGCGCGGTTCCACCGTCCTCACCGTCGGCGGCGAGCTCCCCGGCGCCAAGGGCTCCGTCCGCTACCGCCACGACGACGATCCTCACGTCGCGCTCCTGACCGAGACGTTGGTGGCCGAGCTCGTCGCCGCCCGGTGGTGGCTCGCCGGACAGTCCGCTCTCACCTGAGCGGGGCCGGGCGGACGCGCCCGCACGACCCGGCCCGGTCCGGGCACCGGCGGCCTCGGCGCGACGGGCCGGACCGGGAGATCAGAGGCGATGAAGCCCGCCGAGGACGCGTTCGAGGAGCTCGGGCCCCGGGCCTCCCTCTTCGATCTGGGGCCGGTGGACCCGCAGGAGACCTTCGGACTCCATGTCCGAGATCAGGACGCGCGCGACCCCGAGAGGGGTGCCGAGGAGGGCGGATATCTCCGCGACGGAGCGGATCCGACGGCAGAGATCACTGATGACCCGGTATTCGCGGATGTAGGACAGGCCGAGCTGCTCGGAGGTCGTGGAGGAGACCAGCGCCTCCACGGCGAGCCCGGTGCGCGGCGCGGTCCGCCCCCGGCTGACGGTGTACATCCGCACCAGCGAGCTCTCCTCCTCGGGAGGCTCTCCGTACGCCGAGCCGTACGCGAGGGGCACGTCCTGCTGCGAGCTGTACGTCGGAGGCTCGGCCCACGGGTCGCTGCGGGAGGGTACGGCCGGTGCGCCGTACCGGGGAGGTTCCTCCCGCGACGGGCCGTGACCGTTCCGGAACCCCTGCCGATCGTCCTGGTGTTCGCCCCGCACGGTTTCAGGTCTCCCGGTTCGGGAGCTCGTTGCGGGCCTTGCGCACGCCCTCCTGGAAGCTCGCCAACCGGTCTCGGACCTTCTCGGCCGAGACGGATGCCGCGGGCGGCGGGGACTGGGCGCCCGGGCTCACCGAGCCGGGGACCAGATTGCCCTTGGGAGTCCGTTTGGGCAGGCCCGAGGTGGTCGTCCCGCCGAGGGCGGGGGCACTCGCCGCCTGGGCCGCCCGCCAGCCGGGGTCGCCGGGGGACGACCACGACCCGGGCGCGGCTCCGGACTTCGCGGAAGCGGCCCGGTCCGGTCCTTCGGCGGGGGTCTCGGCGGAGCCGGGGGTGGCGGCGCGGAACCAGGCCGACTCCACCGAGGCGAAGATCGGCAAGAAATCGGTCTCCGGATCCGGCGGCGACGTTCCCGCCTTCGGCGCCGGCCCGAGGCCGTTCACCTCGGGGGGGCTCGGCCGACGGTCGAACGGGCCGGGCGGCGGCTGGAGGAACCGGTTGCCCTCCCGCTCCGCCGGGGGGTTCCACACGCTCGGCTCCTCCATCGCCGGAGGCCAGGTCCGCGCGGGTACGGCGGGCGTCTCCGGCGCGAACGGCGCGGCCAGGACGGAACCCGCGCGAGACGGGCCGCCGAACCCCGCGGGCACGGCGTCGGGAACGGGAACGGAGGCGGGGAGAGGGGCGAGGAGGTGCTCGGGAAGGACGATCATGGCGTTCAGCCCGGTTTCCTGGGGGCGGAGCTGGACGCGGATGCCGTGTTTGAGCGCGAGGCGGCCGACCACGAACAGGCCCATGCGGCGGGCGACCGAGGCGTCGGCGGTCTGGGGGTCGGCCAGACGCCGGTTCGCCTGGGAGAGCTCGTCGGGCGTCATGCCGATGCCCTGGTCGGACACCGAGATCATCACACCGCCGCCGTCGATGCGGCTGCTGGACACCACGACCTCGTGCTCCCTGGACGAGAACGAGACCGCGTTCTCCACCAGCTCCGCGAGCAGATGCACCACGTCGCTCACCGCCGGGCCCGCCACGGCGACCTCGGAGTTGACCCGGGTCACCACCCGT
It includes:
- a CDS encoding SIS domain-containing protein — its product is MNPELYLADLEAKPAALASLASTLEAGDPFDGIPAGIRRVVLLGMGSSRYAAQVAASRLRAAGVDAAAEYASASLSYPASPDTLVVAISATGGSRETLDAVARHRGRSFVLALTNKPGSAITEGADLVVPMVAGEERGGVSCRTFQHTIGLLLALRNRLTAVRGDAGSVLDVPGLLRRTAEATTDLLERRDEWLEPAMSLLDGPDGVYTIAPAERLSSAEQSALMFREGPRRAADACETGDWSHVDVYLTKTLDYRAILFPGSPYDDQAMEWIRERGSTVLTVGGELPGAKGSVRYRHDDDPHVALLTETLVAELVAARWWLAGQSALT
- a CDS encoding DUF742 domain-containing protein; this translates as MRGEHQDDRQGFRNGHGPSREEPPRYGAPAVPSRSDPWAEPPTYSSQQDVPLAYGSAYGEPPEEESSLVRMYTVSRGRTAPRTGLAVEALVSSTTSEQLGLSYIREYRVISDLCRRIRSVAEISALLGTPLGVARVLISDMESEGLLRVHRPQIEEGGPGPELLERVLGGLHRL